The following DNA comes from Sinorhizobium mexicanum.
GATCGGCAACACACCCTTTCCCGGAGATACGAACGGCAGAGCGAGCCGCCTGCTCGGCGGATTGGCCCAGCCGGGCTTCGACGCGGCGCAACCCGAGCAGACCGTCAGCGTCGGGCGGCCAGGCCGCTACCTTTCGATCTATTCCGCAAGGGCCGGCTACGAGTTGCAACGAGAGCTCGATTATCTCTCCAACCGCGCGATAGAACCGAACGTATTCTTCACGGGCCGCTTCCTCGCGCCGGCCATGCCACGCCTCGAGGACCGGGTCATCCGGCTCGCCGTGATCCGGGACAACGATGAACGCCGCAGCAGAATGCGCTTCCTCATGCCGTTTTCGATCGAGAAACCGGGCTTCGCGATCGGCGCGTCCATCATTCGTGCCTGGTCCAACCCGTTTGGCCCGCTCGGCGTACCGCTGCTCGATGCAGAAGGTGCGGCCGAAACGATCAGTAACCTTTACGAGGCCCTGGCCGCTCCGTCGTCCGGCCTGCCGCCGGTACTCGTGCTGCCGGACGTGAGGCTCCAGGGCCGGTTCGCACAACTCGCCCGCGCCGTCGCGATCAGCGAAAACCTGCCGCTCACCGTGACCGACAGCTTTGAACGGCCGATGCTCGAAAGCCTGCTCGACGGCCCGACATACTTGCGCAAGGCAATCAAGCGCGGACATTTCAAGGAATTGCGGCGCCAATGGAAGAACCTCGAAAAGCACGGACGCCTGATCTACACCGTCGCACGCCAGCCGGAGGAAATCCGCTTGCGCATGGAGGAATTCCTGGCGCTGGAGGCTTCCGGTTGGAAGGGGCGAGAGCGCAGCGCCATGATCACGGATCGCTTCCGTGCCGCCTTTGCCCGTGAGGCGATCACCAATCTCGCCGAGACGGACAGCGTCCGCATCCACACACTCGATCTCGACGGCAAGGCGATCGCCTCCATGGTCGTTCTGCTCATGGCCGGCGAGGCCTATACGTGGAAGACCGCCTATGATGAGCGATATGCGATATATTCGCCCGGCAAGCTGCTGCTCGCCGAACTGACGGAATGGCACCTCGACGACGCTAACATCGCCCGCTCCGATTCCTGTGCGGTGCCCGACCACCCGGTGATAGGCCGCTTCTGGCAGGAGCGCGAGGAGATGGGAACGCTCGTCATTGGGTTGCAGCAGAACCGTGACCGCGATGTCCGCCAGGTTGCGGCACAACTCCACCTCTATCGCAATACCCGCAACATGGCACGGCTGCTGCGCGAGAAGATACGGGCGCTTGCCGGCCGCTGACGCGTCGGCCCGAAAATCGGGATCGATTTTCGGAAAAGCATTATGCGTGGAAGACTTAAAGCGTCCTTTGTGCGTCCTGCAGGACGCACAGCGTTGCAATGCCGCCCTATTTGCTAAGCGCTTCGGCAGCCGCCCGATCGCGCAGCAGCCGTCGGATCACCTTTCCCGACGTCGTCAACGGCAGGCTGTCGACGAACTCTATCTCACGCGGGTATTCGTGCATGGAGAGCCTGGTTTTCACCCGGTCGCGGATTCCGGCCGCGACCTCGTCATCGGCGGAGATGCCCGGCCTCAGCACCACATAGGCCTTGACGATCTCGGTGCGGACCGGATCGGGCTTGCCGATGACCGCAGCCAATTGAACGTCGGGATGGCCGGCCAGGCAATCCTCGATCTCACCTGGACCGATGCGGTAACCGGACGAGGTGATGACGTCGTCGTCACGGCCGAAGAAGGTGAAGTAACCCTCCGCGTCCATCACGCCCTGGTCCCCGGTGGTCATCCAATCGCCTATGAATTTCGTTTCCGTCGCCCGCTCGTTGCGCCAATAGCCGAGGAACATCACCGGGTCCGGGCGCTGCACAGCCACCTGCCCGACTGTGCCCGGCGGCAGGATCCTCCCCTCGCCGTCGATGATCGCCACCCTGTGACCGGGCGCCGCCTTACCCATGGAACCCGGCTTCAAGACACCGAGATCCGCAGCCGAGGAGATGACGATATTGCACTCCGTCTGGCCGTAGAACTCGCTGACGTCGATCCCGAGTGCTGCCTTTGCCCATTCGAAGGTCTCCCGCCCGAGCGCCTCGCCGGCCGAACCGATCGTCCGCAGCTTGAGAGCGTAGCGGTCACGCGGTCTGTCGACGGCCTTCAGGAGCCGAAGTGCCGTCGGCGGGATGAAGGCATTGCGCACGTCCATCTCTTCCATGATCCGGAAGGCCATATGCGGATCGAATTTCTGCGCCGGCGATGAAACCACCGGTACGCCGAGCAAAAGCGCCGGCAGCAGTGCGTTCAGAAGACCCCCGGCCCAGGCCCAGTCGGCCGGGGTCCACATCCGGTCGCCGGGTTGCGGCAGGAAGTGATGATGGAACTGGAAGCCCGGCAGGTGACCGAGCAGGACGCGATGGCCATGCAGCGCGCCCTTCGGAGGCCCCGTTGTGCCGGAAGTGTAGATCATCAGCGCCGGATCGTCCGGCGTCGTGTCGGCGGCAGCAAAACGCTTTCCGCTGTTTGCGAGCCGATCGAAACGCACTGTTCCGGGCTCATCCTCTTCATCCGCCAGCACGACGAGAGCGAGTGCCGGCAGCTTCGCTCTGATCGCGGCAAGCCGCTCGTAGCCAAAACGGTTGGTGACGATCGCAGACGCGCCTGCATCCAGCAGCCGATATTCGAGCGCATCGACGCCGAACAGCAAAGCGAGCGGCAACGCGATAGCGCCAAGCTTGTAGATCGCAACATGCGCAATTGCCGCCTCGAAACCCTGTGGCAGAAAGATAGCGACACGGTCGCCGCGCTTGACGCCATGCTGTGCCAATGCGGCGGCAAAAGCGGACGAGCGCGCGGCGAAGGCACCATAGGTCAAAGACAGATGCGCGTCACGAGGCCTGAAGTGCTGAAGGCAGACACGCTCCGGTTCCCGCTCCGCCCAGGCATCGCTGACGGCGACACCGATGTTAAACTTCTCCGGAATCCGCCACCGGAAATCGCGATAAAGTTCGTCGTAGTTTTCAATTTTCGGGAGCATGGGCGGCCGCGACAGAGTTCTCCGCCCGTCTGTTCAATGGAGGTGCGGCGTTCGATAACTTCGTGAGGTGTAGTGGTGCCCCATGCCGGGGTCGAACCAGCACTCCTTTCGGAACTCGATTTTGAGTCGAGCGCGTCTACCAATTCCGCCAATGGGGCTCAGGCTGTGATGTCAGCGGCTTGCGATTTACACGATCGATTTCGCGCCGGTCAACCGCGAAAATGCATTTCGCCGCCAGATGATCACAAAAGCGTGCAAACTGTGTGTCTTGCGGGCAATTTACAGCGCCGCCGATCCTTCCTAAGAAGGCGTCGTAATGGCACGGCCGCCGCAGCCGTCCACCCTGTCGCCCGACCGCGAGGTATCCATGACCGCAGCTTCCGTCGCCCAACGCCAGCACCTTGTTGGCGCCGTTCTCGTCACGCTCGGCATGGCGGCAACTGTCGGCGGCGCGCTCGGCTTCGAGCATATCGGCGGCTATATCCCCTGTGCGCTCTGCCTGTTGCAGCGCAATCCCTACTACTACGGCATTCCGCTCGGCCTTCTGGCGGTCGTTTCGAGCGCTCTCAAGTTCCCAGCCTGGATCACGCGAACGCTGCTCCTGCTCGTCGGCATCCTGATGCTCGTCGGTGCCGGCATGGGCGTCTATCACTCGGGCGTCGAATGGCATTTCTGGGAGGGACCGTCGACCTGCGCGACAGCCGCCCAGGGCATCTCGTCCGATGTCGGGGATCTGCTCGGCGATCTCGATGCCAAGCACGCGCCCTCCTGCACGGATGCGGCACTCCGCGTGCTCGGACTCTCCTTTGCAGGCTGGAATGTGATCGCAAGCCTCATCCTGGCTGGGATCGCATTGCGCGGCGCCGCCAAGGCTTGATAATTACGGCTGCAGTTCGACATCCCAATAGAGATAGTCCATCCAGCTTTCATGCAGATGGTTCGGCGGAAAGAGCCTGCCGTTGTTGTGCAGGTCCTGCACCGTAGGCTGGTAGGGCCTCTGATGCGGGAACATGTTGGCCTGCTTCGGCAGCTTGCTGCCCTTGCGGAGATTGCAGGGCGAACAGGCCGCCACGACATTTTCCCATGTCGTCTGGCCGCCATGGGCACGCGGCACCACATGGTCGAAGGTCAGGTCGTCAGGCGATCCGCAATACTGGCACTCGAACTTGTCGCGCAGGAAGACGTTGAACCGGGTGAAGGCCGGATGGCGGGACGGCTGCACATAACTCTTGAGACAAACGACACTCGGCAGCCGCATCGAGAAGCTGGGCGACGAGACGGAATGTTCGTATTCGGCGAGGATCGTAACGCGGTCAAGGAAGACGGCCTTGATCGCGTCCTGCCAGGACCAGAGCGACAAGGGGTAGTAACTCAGCGGCCGGTAGTCGGCGTTCAAGACGAGCGCCGGCAGGGCCTGCGGTGAGACTGCAATCGTCAAGCGCATTCTCCTGATCGATTCGGCATCTGCACCTTCTATATTAGTCGTGTTGCGACAGGATTGTGAAGCCACAAAGAAAAACGGCGCGAAGGATTCGCTTTTTTCTTCAAGGCGTCACTGGCAGCGCATCACGCCGCATTTCCTGTGCATAATACGCCCAGAACAGCCGCGCGGCGACGCTGCGCCACGGTGACCAGCAGGTCGCGAGCGAATCAATCTCGCTTGCTGTCGGGCGCAGGTCGAACTCCAGCGCATGGCCGATGGCGTTTTGCAGCGCAACGTCGCCAGACGGAAAGACGTCCGGATGGCCGGCGCAGAAAAGCAGGTAGACCTCCGCCGTCCAGCGACCGACCCCCTTTATTGCCGTCAATTCGTGGATCGCCACGGCGGCCTCGGCGTTGCAGATGGCGTCGAGGTCGATCTCGCCGGCAACCGCCGCCGCCGCGACGCGCCGCAACGTGTCGGCCTTGGCGCGGGAGAGGCCGAATTGCCGGCAATCTTCGTCGCCGAGCGAAAGGACTGCATCCGGACTGATCTCGCCGAGAGCGGCCTCCATGCGCCGCCAGATCGCGGCAGCGCTCGCCTTCGAGACCATTTGCGACACAATGATGTTCGCGATACCGCGATAACCCGGATCCGTTCGCCTGAGCGGCACCGGCCCCGCCTTGGCGACCACGTGCTCGAGACGGGCGTCGAGCATTATCAGACCGGCAAGCCCGGCCTCGATATCCTCGTGTGTCCGGATGATCCGCATGCGCCCTCCACTGCATGTGTCCTTAAATCCTAACCGATTCAAGGACAAAAACATGCAGCAATTCAAAGTGCTACAACATCCTTTGTGCGTATGAAATGACGCAGCCGCGCTGTAGAAAGCGGATGACCTTTATACCGCTTCCATGCCAAAGGGAAACGATGACCATTTCGCCAGAGCAACCCGTTTTTCGTTTCGCGCCGAGCCCGAACGGCCTGCTGCACCTTGGTCATGCGCTGTCCGCCCTCCTCAATCATGACATGGCGGCCTCCACCAACGGACGCTTTCTGCTTCGGATCGAGGATATCGACCAGACACGCTGCCGCCCGGAGCTGGAACAGGCGATTTTCGACGATCTCGGTTGGTTGGGTCTCAGTTGGGAGCAACCGGTACGCCGCCAATCCGAACACCTCGACCTTTATGCCGAGATACTTCAGCGCCTGCGCGCAATGGGTGTCGTTTATCCATCCGTCATGACCCGCGGGGAGATCAGGGCGGCGGTCGCCGCGGCAGAAGCCGAGGGGTCGGTCTGGCCGCGCGATCCGGATGGAACGCCACTTTATCCGGGCCGCGAGCGCGAACTATCGCTTGGCGAGCAAGCCGCACTTGCCGCCGGCGATCGATCCTTTGCCTGGCGTCTCGACGTCACAAGGGCGATCGATCTCGTGCCCGGCCCTTTGACATGGCAGGAAACCGGAGCAGGTCCCGCCGGGGAAACGGGTGAAATCCCGGCGGATCCCGCAAGCTGGGGCGATGTGATCCTTTCGCGTTCCGACGCGCCATCGAGTTACCATCTCTCGGTCGTCGTCGATGACGCGCTCCAGGGCGTCACTCAAGTCGTGCGTGGGCGTGATCTGTATCATGCGACTTCGATCCACCGCTTGCTCCAGCGGCTTCTCGATCTCCCGGAACCAGTCTACCACCACCACCGCCTTATCCTTGGGCCGGATGGCAAGAAGCTGTCGAAGAGCAGCAAAGACACGGGTATCGCCGCATTCCGCGCTGCCGGAAAGACGCCAGCGGACATTCGCGCCATGGTGCTATGAGCCATTCTCGCCGGGGCGATCGTCGCTCTCGCGCTGGCCCAGGAAACTGCGCATGACAAGGCGCTTGACGCGGAATTTCATGATCGCGGCATTGATCTCGGCGCCGATGATGAAGATCGCGCCGATCATATACAGAAACACCAGGACGATCACGACCGAGGCGAGACCGGCATAGGTGGTCACGTAGTTGGAGAAAGCCGTGAGATAATAGGCAAAGACGTAGGCTCCGATCGACCAGGACACCAGAGTGAGAACGATTCCGGGAAGGACATCGACGATCTTACGGTGACCGTCCGGAAGCCAGAGATGCGACACCAGCAGCCCGCTGGTCAGCATCACAAGCGCGAGCGTCAGCCCCCAATTGTCGACCGTTGCGAGAACGGAGTCGAGCCAGGGCAGCCATTGGTCGGCATTGCGTACCGCAAGCGGCACTGCAACGAGAAGAACGCTGATGACGGCAAGGATCAGCACGCCGGCGATCACGAAGCCGAGGCTCGCAAGCCGCGTCACGTACCACGAGCGGCTCTCCGCGACCCGATAGGCGCGGTTCAGCGCAATCCTGAGCGCCTCGACGCCGTTGGAGGCAAAATAGGCGGCCGCGAGCACGGAAACAGTGAGCACGCCGCCGCGCGGAATCGTCAGCACCCGGACGACCTCATCGGCCAGTGGTTGGGCGATCGATTCCGGCCAGGCATCGAAAATCAGATGGACGGCCGTCTCCGCAAACTGGTCGGCGCCGAGGAAGCTTCCGAGCGCCGTGCCGAAGATCAGGAACGGAAAGACCGCC
Coding sequences within:
- a CDS encoding GNAT family N-acetyltransferase; the protein is MIGNTPFPGDTNGRASRLLGGLAQPGFDAAQPEQTVSVGRPGRYLSIYSARAGYELQRELDYLSNRAIEPNVFFTGRFLAPAMPRLEDRVIRLAVIRDNDERRSRMRFLMPFSIEKPGFAIGASIIRAWSNPFGPLGVPLLDAEGAAETISNLYEALAAPSSGLPPVLVLPDVRLQGRFAQLARAVAISENLPLTVTDSFERPMLESLLDGPTYLRKAIKRGHFKELRRQWKNLEKHGRLIYTVARQPEEIRLRMEEFLALEASGWKGRERSAMITDRFRAAFAREAITNLAETDSVRIHTLDLDGKAIASMVVLLMAGEAYTWKTAYDERYAIYSPGKLLLAELTEWHLDDANIARSDSCAVPDHPVIGRFWQEREEMGTLVIGLQQNRDRDVRQVAAQLHLYRNTRNMARLLREKIRALAGR
- a CDS encoding AMP-binding protein, coding for MLPKIENYDELYRDFRWRIPEKFNIGVAVSDAWAEREPERVCLQHFRPRDAHLSLTYGAFAARSSAFAAALAQHGVKRGDRVAIFLPQGFEAAIAHVAIYKLGAIALPLALLFGVDALEYRLLDAGASAIVTNRFGYERLAAIRAKLPALALVVLADEEDEPGTVRFDRLANSGKRFAAADTTPDDPALMIYTSGTTGPPKGALHGHRVLLGHLPGFQFHHHFLPQPGDRMWTPADWAWAGGLLNALLPALLLGVPVVSSPAQKFDPHMAFRIMEEMDVRNAFIPPTALRLLKAVDRPRDRYALKLRTIGSAGEALGRETFEWAKAALGIDVSEFYGQTECNIVISSAADLGVLKPGSMGKAAPGHRVAIIDGEGRILPPGTVGQVAVQRPDPVMFLGYWRNERATETKFIGDWMTTGDQGVMDAEGYFTFFGRDDDVITSSGYRIGPGEIEDCLAGHPDVQLAAVIGKPDPVRTEIVKAYVVLRPGISADDEVAAGIRDRVKTRLSMHEYPREIEFVDSLPLTTSGKVIRRLLRDRAAAEALSK
- a CDS encoding disulfide bond formation protein B, with the translated sequence MTAASVAQRQHLVGAVLVTLGMAATVGGALGFEHIGGYIPCALCLLQRNPYYYGIPLGLLAVVSSALKFPAWITRTLLLLVGILMLVGAGMGVYHSGVEWHFWEGPSTCATAAQGISSDVGDLLGDLDAKHAPSCTDAALRVLGLSFAGWNVIASLILAGIALRGAAKA
- a CDS encoding HNH endonuclease; this encodes MTIAVSPQALPALVLNADYRPLSYYPLSLWSWQDAIKAVFLDRVTILAEYEHSVSSPSFSMRLPSVVCLKSYVQPSRHPAFTRFNVFLRDKFECQYCGSPDDLTFDHVVPRAHGGQTTWENVVAACSPCNLRKGSKLPKQANMFPHQRPYQPTVQDLHNNGRLFPPNHLHESWMDYLYWDVELQP
- a CDS encoding DNA-3-methyladenine glycosylase family protein, with amino-acid sequence MRIIRTHEDIEAGLAGLIMLDARLEHVVAKAGPVPLRRTDPGYRGIANIIVSQMVSKASAAAIWRRMEAALGEISPDAVLSLGDEDCRQFGLSRAKADTLRRVAAAAVAGEIDLDAICNAEAAVAIHELTAIKGVGRWTAEVYLLFCAGHPDVFPSGDVALQNAIGHALEFDLRPTASEIDSLATCWSPWRSVAARLFWAYYAQEMRRDALPVTP
- the gluQRS gene encoding tRNA glutamyl-Q(34) synthetase GluQRS, which translates into the protein MTISPEQPVFRFAPSPNGLLHLGHALSALLNHDMAASTNGRFLLRIEDIDQTRCRPELEQAIFDDLGWLGLSWEQPVRRQSEHLDLYAEILQRLRAMGVVYPSVMTRGEIRAAVAAAEAEGSVWPRDPDGTPLYPGRERELSLGEQAALAAGDRSFAWRLDVTRAIDLVPGPLTWQETGAGPAGETGEIPADPASWGDVILSRSDAPSSYHLSVVVDDALQGVTQVVRGRDLYHATSIHRLLQRLLDLPEPVYHHHRLILGPDGKKLSKSSKDTGIAAFRAAGKTPADIRAMVL
- a CDS encoding YihY/virulence factor BrkB family protein; translated protein: MPAVVRIIWKVVFDALWHFSEDDGWAMASHVALSSLMAVFPFLIFGTALGSFLGADQFAETAVHLIFDAWPESIAQPLADEVVRVLTIPRGGVLTVSVLAAAYFASNGVEALRIALNRAYRVAESRSWYVTRLASLGFVIAGVLILAVISVLLVAVPLAVRNADQWLPWLDSVLATVDNWGLTLALVMLTSGLLVSHLWLPDGHRKIVDVLPGIVLTLVSWSIGAYVFAYYLTAFSNYVTTYAGLASVVIVLVFLYMIGAIFIIGAEINAAIMKFRVKRLVMRSFLGQRESDDRPGENGS